A window of the Brassica oleracea var. oleracea cultivar TO1000 chromosome C1, BOL, whole genome shotgun sequence genome harbors these coding sequences:
- the LOC106302420 gene encoding UPF0057 membrane protein At1g57550-like produces MGSFLEILCAVLIPPLGVFLRFGCGLEFWLSLLLTFFGFIPGMVYAIWVLTK; encoded by the exons ATGGGGAGTTTCCTTGAAATTCTTTGTGCAGTTCTCATACCTCCTCTTGGTGTATTCCTCAGATTTGGGTGCGGG TTGGAGTTTTGGCTCTCTTTGCTCCTGACGTTCTTTGGTTTTATCCCTGGAATGGTATATGCTATATGGGTTCTTACTAAATAG